A stretch of the Oenococcus sp. UCMA 16435 genome encodes the following:
- a CDS encoding glutathione peroxidase, with protein sequence MSIYDYKATLENGESYKLDKYKGKVMVIVNTATKCGFAPQFEELEKIYKQFKDSGLIVLGFPSNQFKQELDSSQAAAEACRTTYGVTFPMHEINDVNGKDELPLFGYLKENAPGAIGKSIKWNFTKFLVKQDGEVIKRYAPKTDPEKMIPDIEELLQLQK encoded by the coding sequence ATGTCAATTTACGATTATAAAGCAACTTTAGAAAATGGTGAAAGTTACAAATTGGACAAATACAAAGGTAAAGTCATGGTGATTGTCAACACAGCCACTAAATGTGGATTTGCCCCGCAATTTGAAGAGCTTGAAAAAATTTACAAGCAATTCAAAGATTCTGGATTAATTGTACTTGGTTTTCCTTCGAATCAATTTAAACAAGAACTTGATTCAAGTCAGGCAGCCGCTGAAGCTTGCCGAACAACGTACGGTGTAACTTTTCCAATGCATGAAATCAATGATGTTAACGGAAAAGATGAACTGCCCCTATTCGGATACCTAAAAGAAAATGCTCCTGGAGCAATTGGAAAATCTATCAAATGGAATTTTACAAAATTCTTGGTCAAGCAGGACGGCGAAGTTATCAAGCGTTATGCCCCAAAGACCGATCCGGAAAAAATGATTCCGGATATCGAAGAATTATTACAGCTGCAAAAATAA
- a CDS encoding MFS transporter, translating to MKQQSQWILLISTSIVSFMSTLDASIVNIAVPKMSRDLNVPNNQAEWVVSVYLVLICVLLIFFGKLSDQIGRIPIFQVGTLVFVTGSLICGLSVNLPILIIARIVQALGASMTMSTNFGIITQIFPSSKHGLALGVNSSFVQVGNLAGPGLGGLILAYLNWHYIFFVNVPIGIIAYFLGHHFFPHNKVTHNKVKIDIFGFITYAGTISSFFIMIFWGQVIGFGSLKIIVLLFLTMILLLLFVLVENHTKSPLINLHIFHNLSFSFGIVSTMLVFAVGYFNNMIIPFYLEDTLLLSSAIAGLILMFVPILNIVSAPIGGYISDHIGAERVSFYALFIFIVPEVIFITVRPSWPLIWLIIALATFGIANGAFQNNPMIMGNAAPEFQGIAGSIASLSRNMGMSLGLALATSLLYFGISSRSGYRITTYPDKHPEWFVSGMHFAYNFAFGMILTALILLGSLLYYQHYQKVHAKKID from the coding sequence ATGAAACAACAAAGTCAATGGATTTTACTTATATCAACTTCTATCGTGTCTTTTATGTCGACGCTCGATGCCAGCATTGTTAATATTGCTGTTCCCAAAATGTCTCGTGATTTGAATGTACCGAATAACCAAGCTGAATGGGTGGTTTCTGTTTATTTAGTTTTAATTTGTGTCCTGCTGATTTTTTTTGGCAAACTGTCTGATCAAATTGGTCGAATACCTATTTTTCAGGTTGGAACGCTTGTTTTTGTAACCGGTTCTCTGATTTGCGGATTAAGTGTTAATTTACCGATTTTGATTATTGCAAGGATTGTTCAGGCTTTGGGTGCCTCAATGACAATGTCAACTAATTTCGGTATTATTACTCAAATTTTCCCATCAAGCAAACATGGTTTGGCATTGGGCGTCAACAGTTCTTTTGTTCAGGTTGGCAATCTTGCTGGTCCTGGCTTAGGTGGTTTAATTTTGGCCTATCTGAATTGGCATTATATTTTTTTTGTTAATGTTCCGATTGGTATAATTGCTTATTTTCTTGGTCACCACTTTTTCCCACACAATAAAGTAACTCACAATAAAGTTAAAATAGATATTTTTGGATTTATCACTTATGCAGGAACTATTTCGAGCTTTTTTATCATGATTTTTTGGGGCCAGGTAATCGGCTTTGGAAGCCTAAAAATCATTGTGTTATTATTTCTGACAATGATTCTATTGCTTCTGTTCGTTTTAGTTGAAAATCATACAAAAAGTCCACTAATTAATTTACATATTTTTCATAATTTGAGTTTTAGTTTTGGAATTGTTTCAACGATGCTTGTTTTTGCCGTTGGTTATTTTAATAATATGATTATTCCATTTTATTTAGAAGATACATTGTTGCTTTCTTCTGCAATTGCTGGATTAATTCTTATGTTTGTTCCAATACTAAATATAGTCAGCGCTCCAATTGGTGGATATATTTCTGACCATATTGGTGCCGAGCGAGTTTCTTTTTATGCTTTATTTATATTCATCGTTCCTGAAGTAATTTTTATTACTGTTCGACCATCTTGGCCCTTGATTTGGTTGATTATCGCTTTGGCAACTTTTGGTATTGCTAATGGCGCATTTCAAAACAATCCAATGATCATGGGCAATGCAGCACCAGAATTTCAAGGAATTGCTGGTTCTATCGCATCTTTAAGCAGAAACATGGGCATGTCACTTGGTCTTGCTTTGGCAACTTCTCTTCTATATTTTGGTATTAGTTCACGTTCTGGATATCGAATTACGACTTATCCCGATAAACATCCGGAATGGTTCGTTTCTGGTATGCATTTTGCTTATAATTTTGCTTTTGGGATGATTTTAACTGCTCTGATTCTGCTTGGCAGCTTATTGTACTATCAACATTATCAAAAAGTTCATGCAAAGAAGATAGACTAA